The segment TCCGACCTCGAGCCGATCTGAAATGTCATATTCCTGCATCTCACGCGACGACGTGCCGCTGCCCACCTTGTGGTCATTGACATACAGCTCGTAGTCGTCGTCGGCGGTAATCTCGATACGGCCCTGCGCGGGAACTCGCAGATTGATCGGCTTGCGAAACAAGCACGTCTCACCTTCGGCAATCGGTTGGGCAAGCGAGCTGCCGTCCGCCCAAATCCACTGGGCTTCATCAGCCCTGATTTTGAGTGCTGAACCAAAAATGAACGTCAAAGCGACGCCCAATGCCAGCGCAACACGATGGCAAAGCAAATTTCGAAGCACTTTGGTGGGGAGGCCTTCCATGGCGCGATCATCTATTCGAGGTAGTGACGACAAAGGTTGTCGTCGGGGCAGGACGGGTCCGCAAGAATCCTGCTTGGAAAGCTAGCCCAAACCCCCGACAGACTGCAAGATCGATCTGTCATGCGTGAAATGCGAGAACATCAGCATCGTTGCCACAATGCTAGCGAATGAAGTGGCCTGATTTGCCGCCCTGCTTTTCCAGCAATAAGATCGGCCCAACGGCAATTTCGCGGTCCACCGATTTGACCATGTCGTAAACAGTCAAACACCCGATCGACGCTGCCGTCATCGCCTCCATTTCGACTCCCGTCTTGCCCGTTGTTTGAACCGAAACGATGCAACGAAGCCGGTCTGTCGCGGGCCAATCGAAATCGACGGTCACCGATTCAATTGGAATTGAATGACACAGCGGAATCAACAATTGAGTCCACTTGGTCGCCTGGATCGCAGCCAAACGGGCAACGCTTAGGACGTCCCCTTTCTTGGCGGTTCCGAGACGAATCATTTCTGCGGTCGAAGCCAACATCTGGAGTTCACCCGCTGCGACGGCGATTCGCAGCGTCGGCGTCTTTGCGGAAACGTCCACCATATGGGTGTTGCCGTCGGAATCAAAATGCGTGGACGAAGTTGTCATGGTACGGCCTGGCCTTTCAACCTAAGCAAACGGTCGATCGATGGATCGCTCCACCGGTTCAGCGGCAAGAGTACGCAAACATCCAAGCCAACGCAAACCAACACCATCGCCCAGATCATTGTGGCAAACGGTTGGGCAATCCCAGGATTCATGCGACCACCCAACCAGCGGCGATGTTGCCAGGTTCCCATGCCAAAATTTCGTGGAATAATCCAAGTCTTTATCCCTCCTTGCCACAGTGAACAAACCATGAGCGACCCCAACACCACACTTCCGAATTGTCCACAGTGCGACTCGGAATACACCTACGAAGACGGCGTCCTATTGATCTGCCCGACTTGCGCCCACGAATGGACCGCCACCGAGCCCGAAGAGGCCGAAGACAATGCAACACGAGACGCAAACGGAAACGTTCTCGAGAACGGCGATGCCGTTGTTGTCATCAAGGACCTGAAATACAACGGTGGCGTTGTCAAGGTTGGCACCAAGGTCAAGAACATCCGCATCGTCGATGGCGATCACGACATTGATTGCAAGATCGACGGCATCGGAGCGATGTCGTTGAAATCCGAGTTCGTCAAGAAAGCCTGAGGCGTATGCTGGGTGACCGTTAAACCCGAGGTTTAATTCGGCGAACTATTACCGCCATCTATGGCAACTTCAACGCCTATCTCGCTCGAGTCGGTGCTGCCGCCGAACACGATGAACCACGCAGTC is part of the Rubripirellula reticaptiva genome and harbors:
- a CDS encoding zinc ribbon domain-containing protein YjdM, coding for MSDPNTTLPNCPQCDSEYTYEDGVLLICPTCAHEWTATEPEEAEDNATRDANGNVLENGDAVVVIKDLKYNGGVVKVGTKVKNIRIVDGDHDIDCKIDGIGAMSLKSEFVKKA
- the moaC gene encoding cyclic pyranopterin monophosphate synthase MoaC, producing MTTSSTHFDSDGNTHMVDVSAKTPTLRIAVAAGELQMLASTAEMIRLGTAKKGDVLSVARLAAIQATKWTQLLIPLCHSIPIESVTVDFDWPATDRLRCIVSVQTTGKTGVEMEAMTAASIGCLTVYDMVKSVDREIAVGPILLLEKQGGKSGHFIR